In Streptomyces sannanensis, the DNA window GATCTCGGCCCGTAGCCGCTTGAGGAAGTCATGGGTGGCCGGGCGGTTCTCGCAGTTGGTGCCCTCCTCCTGGTACAGGTACGGCACGGCGTCCAGCCGGAAGCCGTCGATCCCCAGGTCGAGCCAGAAGCGCAGGGCCGCGAGGATCTCCTCCTGCACGGCTGGGTTCTCGTAGTTCAGGTCCGGCTGGTGGGAGAAGAAGCGGTGCCAGAAGTACTGCTTGCGCACGGGGTCGAAGGTCCAGTTGGACGTCTCGGTGTCGACGAAGATGATGCGCGCGTCCTGGTACTGCTTGTCGTCGTCCGCCCAGACGTAGTAGTCGCCGTACGGGCCGTCCGGGTTGTTGCGCGACTCCTGGAACCACGGATGCTGATCGCTGGTGTGGTTCATCACAAAGTCGATGATCACGCGCATGCCCCGCTGATGGGCCGCGTCGACGAACTCCACGAAGTCGGCGAGATCGCCGAACTCCGGCAGTACGGCCGTGTAGTCCGAGACGTCGTATCCGCCGTCGCGCAGGGGGGACTTGAAGAACGGCGGCAGCCAGAGGCAGTCGATGCCCAGCCACTGCAGATAGTCCAGCTTGGCGGTGATGCCCTTGAGGTCGCCCACGCCGTCACCGTTGCTGTCCTGGAAGGAACGGACCAGCACCTCGTAGAAGACCGCTCGCCTGAACCAGTCGGGGTCGCGGTCCTTGGCGGGCGTGTCCTCGAATGTGTCGGGGACGGGCTCATTGACGATCATCGTGTGGCTGACCCTCCGATCGGTGAGGACGGTCGCAGGGTGAGGATGTGCGCAGGGGCGACACCCGGCTCGAGGCGCACATAGTTGTCCCTGCCCCAGTGATAGGTCTCGCCGGTGAGCTCGTCGCGCACCGGAACGGTCTCGTCCCAGTCCAGGCCGAGCTCCGGCATGTCCAACGAGACGGTTGCCTCCTGGGTGTGGTGGGGGTCGAGGTTGGCGACCACCAGAACGGTGTTCGAACCCTCCCGTTTGGAGTAGGCGATCAGGGCGTCGTTGTCGACGCTGTGGAAGTGCAGCCGGCGCAACTGCTGGAGCGCGGGGCTGCGGCGCCGGATGCGGTTGAGCGCGGTGATGAGCGGGGCGATCGAACGGCCTTCGCGTTCGGCGGCCCGCCAGTCGCGGGGCCGCAGCTGGTACTTCTCCGAGTCCAGGTACTCCTCGCTGCCCTCCCGCAACGGCGTGTTCTCGCACAGCTCGTATCCGGCGTAGACGCCCCAGGTGGGCGAGAGTGTCGCGGCGAGCACCGCCCGTGTCCCGAAGGCGGGACGGCCCCCGTTCTGCAGGTACTCGTGCAGGATGTCCGGGGTGTTCACGAAGAGATTGGGCCGCATGTAATGGGCGGTCTCACCGGACAGCTCGGTGAGGTAGTCGGTCAGTTCCTGCTTGCCCGTACGCCAGGTGAAGTACGTGTACGACTGCTGGAAGCCGATCGCGCCCAGGGTGCGCATCATCGCCGGGCGGGTGAACGCCTCGGCCAGGAAGATCACGTCGGGGTCGCTGTCGTTGATGTCGTCGAGCACCCTCTCCCAGAAGACCACCGGTTTGGTGTGCGGATTGTCGACGCGGAAGATCCGTACACCGCGCTCCATCCAGAACCGCAGGATCCGCGTGGTCTCCTCGACCAGCCCGTCCATGTCCTGGTCGAAGGCGATGGGGTAGATGTCCTGGTACTTCTTCGGGGGGTTCTCGGCATGGGCGATCGTGCCGTCCGGGCGATGGTGGAACCACTCGGGGTGCTTCTCCACCCAGGGGTGGTCGGGGGAGCACTGCAGGGCGAAGTCCAGGGCGACCTCCAGCTGCAGCTCACGGGCCCGCGCGACGAAGCGGTCGAAGTCCTCCAAGGTGCCCAGGTCGGGGTGGACGGCGTCATGGCCGCCGTCGGGCGAGCCGATCGCCCAGGGGACGCCCGGATCGTGCCGTCCCACCGAGAGTGCGTTGTTGGGGCCCTTGCGGTGGGTGGTGCCGATGGGGTGGATGGGCGGGAGATAGACGACATCGAAACCCATCGCCGCGATGGCGGGCAGCCGTTCGGCGGCGGTCGCGAAGGTGCCGGAGACCGGGGGGCTGTCCTTCTCCACCTTCGCGCCCTCGGAGCGTGGGAAGAACTCGTACCACGATCCGTACAGCGCCCGGCGCCGCTCGACCAGCAGCGGCATGGGCGGTGAGGAGGAGACCAGTTCGCGCAGCGGATGACGGGCCAGTGCGGCGTCCGTGTCGGGGCCGAGGGCCGCGGCAAGCCGTTCCGCGGCGGGACGCGACTCGTCGCGCAGCGCCTCCGCGGCCGCGAGGACCGCCTCCCGGCCCTCCTTCTCCGGCACCCCGGCGGCTGCCCGTTCGTACAGCTCGGCGCCCTCCTCCAGGACCAGCGCGGTGTCGATACCCGCCGGAATCTTGATCCGGGCGTGGCGCCGCCAGGTGGCGAGCGGATCGGCCCAGGCCTCCACCGTGTACGTCCAGTGGCCCTCGGCGTCCGGGGTGACCTCGGCGCCCCAGCGGTCCGTACCGGGTGCGAGTTCATGCATGGGGGTCCACGGGCCGGTACGTCCCGAGGGGTCGCGCAGCACCACATCGGCGGCGACCGCCTCATGGCCTTCCCGGAAGACGGTCGCGCTGACCAGGAAGGACTCGCCGGCCACGGCCTTCGCCGGCCTTCTGCCGCACTCGACGGCTGGGTGTACATCCAGAACGGGGATGCGACCGATCATGGGCTCACCTGAGGGTCGGGTCTGCACGGGTGCGGGTGCGCCCGCGGGTGGGTGCGCGGGCGTGACGAGGTGCAGATCTTCGTGGGGGTTCGTCCTTTGTACTTGCTGCCGGGCTGCGGGCATGGCCGCTCCTGTCCGCGT includes these proteins:
- a CDS encoding alpha-1,4-glucan--maltose-1-phosphate maltosyltransferase, with product MIGRIPVLDVHPAVECGRRPAKAVAGESFLVSATVFREGHEAVAADVVLRDPSGRTGPWTPMHELAPGTDRWGAEVTPDAEGHWTYTVEAWADPLATWRRHARIKIPAGIDTALVLEEGAELYERAAAGVPEKEGREAVLAAAEALRDESRPAAERLAAALGPDTDAALARHPLRELVSSSPPMPLLVERRRALYGSWYEFFPRSEGAKVEKDSPPVSGTFATAAERLPAIAAMGFDVVYLPPIHPIGTTHRKGPNNALSVGRHDPGVPWAIGSPDGGHDAVHPDLGTLEDFDRFVARARELQLEVALDFALQCSPDHPWVEKHPEWFHHRPDGTIAHAENPPKKYQDIYPIAFDQDMDGLVEETTRILRFWMERGVRIFRVDNPHTKPVVFWERVLDDINDSDPDVIFLAEAFTRPAMMRTLGAIGFQQSYTYFTWRTGKQELTDYLTELSGETAHYMRPNLFVNTPDILHEYLQNGGRPAFGTRAVLAATLSPTWGVYAGYELCENTPLREGSEEYLDSEKYQLRPRDWRAAEREGRSIAPLITALNRIRRRSPALQQLRRLHFHSVDNDALIAYSKREGSNTVLVVANLDPHHTQEATVSLDMPELGLDWDETVPVRDELTGETYHWGRDNYVRLEPGVAPAHILTLRPSSPIGGSATR